Part of the Silurus meridionalis isolate SWU-2019-XX chromosome 29, ASM1480568v1, whole genome shotgun sequence genome, tgggaagatgttctattagattttgtggaaatttgtgtaaGATATCTACAAgactgttagtaaagtcgggtactgatgtaggtgaggtaaggaggtctggggtgcagctAACATgaacaattcatcccaaaagagtTCAATAGGGctggagatctatagcaggagatcttcaataCACGttggtattgtcatgctggaacagttctgagtctcctagttcaagtgaagggaagatttcattttactgtatccaaagacgtcttCTACAGTTGTTTACCtccaacaaaataaacaatatatgtCTAGAAAAGTCGGTTGTCCTGGTTGTGTTGGATTCCTATCAGAACTGATAAATGGGTTCATGTAGCCATAAATGGATAAGACTTTTGCTAAGGCTCCTTTCTGAAGGCTGTGTTTCAGCCCCTTGTTTCCCACAGCACCATCGTATCTGGGTTGCGCTGTGCCACAGGACTGCAGACGTGCTAATGCACAGGATTACTGACCTTCACCACTGCCGGTTTCACTGTAAGCTCACCAGGATGAGGGAAACAAGTCCACATATGCACGAGGTTCTACTGTAACACAGAACACCACATCAAGCTACTTCAGATATTtcccattttattattttgcctGACCTGACATTCAGGAGTATTGGGGTAAGTGAAGGTGTAGTGAAGGTTTAATGAAGGTTTAGTGAAGGTGTAGTGAAGTTGTAGTATAGGTTTAGTGAAGGTGTAGTAAATGTGCAGTAAAGGTGCAGTAAAGCTGTAGTGAAGGTGCAGTAAAGGTTTAGTGAACGTGTAGTAAAGGTGTAGTCAAGGTGTAGTCAAGGTGTAGTATAGATGTAGTGAAGGTGTAGTGAAGGTATAGTAAAGGTGTAGTGAAGGTGTAGTAAAGATTTAGTGACGGTGTAGTGAAAGTGTAGTGAAGGTGTAGTAAAGGTGTAGTGAAGGTATAGTGAAGTTGTAGTGAAGGTGTAGTGAAGATTTAGTGAAGGTGTAGTGAAGGCGTAGTATAGGTGTAGTGAAGGTGTAGTATAGGTGTAGTGAAGGTGTATTGAAGGTGTAGTGAAGATTTAGTGAAGGTGTAGTAAAGGTGTAGtaaaaatgtagtgaaggtgtAGTAAAGATTTAGTGAAGGTGTAGTGAAGGTGTAGTATAGGTGTAGTGAAGGTGTAGTGAAGATTTAGTGAAGGTGTATTGAAGGTTTAGTGAAGCTGTAGTAAAGGTGTAGTGAAGGTGTAGTATAGGTGTAGTGAAGGTTTAGTGAAGGTGTAGTGAAGGTGTAGTAAAGGTGTAGTGAAGGTGTAGTGAAGGTGTAGTATAGGTGTAGTGAAGGTGTAGTGAAGATTTAGTGAAAGTGTATTAAAGGTTTAGTGAAGCTGTAGTAAAGGTGTAGTGAAGGTGTAGTATAGGTGTAGTGAAGGTGTAGTAAAGGTGTAGTGAAAGTTTATTGAAGGTTTAGTGAAGCtgtagcttcagggttggccgacctctcctcaccatgtctagcttttctggaaaagtccgccttgaaaatgtatttgtaagtttgtccaaaaccaaatcaatttcttttcctccctaAGCataaaagtctaactctgatgtattaatgtgcagagctacacacgtgttttaccagtcgaactcggctgtaacagtttccctctgaccaaccaatcagaagacggaaaaatgctgatgctattccgTGTCAGCGAGCTGCCCTGtaaggagaatctgaaatctgattggtgtAAGATACAGACCCGttgctaatatagtctaaggtacatccgccagcagtactgattctgaaggctctgggcagattagattgacatgggagcacatagaggctgaaatctgattggacaaaaaatcagCCGAGAGAAACgttacaaaatgaagagaataaactgttgggaataaattaatacaattctgTGTaagaaatattagaatttagtttgtaaatgtacgtcagtgcttctgatagtgtttaggcctgcagagaaggctttgctggccctgacggacCACCACTGTTTAATGAATTGTATGTACATTACATGGTATTTTCATGAAATGTATTGTTTATCAGGAAATTAAGTCTAGAATAATCTGGGTAAAATAGAATCAGGCCTGATACTGAGTATGTGGACATTTGAACTATGTGTAAATTGTTTATAGCATTTCAGACATGGATGCTGATAAACAGTACGTATATAttttgtagttgttgttgttgttgttgttgttgttgtgctgAAAAAAATCGACACAGATTCCAGACTGGCTGCGATTCCATTAAGCAAAATccacttgtttttgtttctctggGATTAAACTCTATAAGGGCAAATTTGTGTTTTGTCCCATAAGCAGTGTCGGAATCCTAAATCTCCTCCACTGACTACATAATTAACTCTTACATCATCCATTAGCAAGAACACGAGGTCCGGAGTTGAGTTctggactctgattggtcagaaggttttgGCTCATTGTTTCTATCAGCGGATCTGACGGATGTACAGGTTTATATCAGTGCACTCGTTCTTACAATGGATTTTACAGTCACGTGTGGATGTTGACAGGGAACGAGACGCCGGTGTCAAACAAGTTTTCTAACGTTTTTAGCACAGAGGAGATCTTGTTTTCAgtaaatgatagatagatagatagatagatagatagatagatagatagatagacagacagacagacagacagacagacagacagacagacagacagacagacagatagatagatagatagatagatagatagatagatagatagatagatagaccctAATATCTCTTTATTTACCCCCATTTTAAcccttaaaaatatttttatttaccccATATTTACCGTaacatctatttatttacatttatctacATTCAGGATGCTTTCAGCACTGAACTAAATACTGTACTGTGTCCACTTCAGTCCAGGATTTATATAATCACTGTAGGTGTGAACATGTGGGACGTAGTTGGGTTTGTTTCAGACTTGATGTGAGTCAGCAGCACCTGGGGCAGTTCTCTCTGTAATCATCAAGGGCACTTAACTCAACAAAGGCTATGAGAGCTGTTTCCAGAATTACCAACCTAccaaaactctgtgtgtgtgtgtgtgtgtgtgtgtgtgtgtgtgagtgtgtgagcaagagagagagagagagagagagagagagtgtgtgtgtttgtgtgtgtgtgtgtgtgtgtgtgtgtgtgtgtgtgtgtgtgtgtgtgtgtgtgtgtgaatgagggagtgtgttattgtttttgtccTCTACTGggtcagagacacacagacagctgAAAGTCCAACATCGCAGTCGCAgcagaggaataaaaaaaggaaacctACAGTAAAACCCAAATACAGAACTCAGGTATGATATTTTACCCCAGTATCTctccccccaccccacccttCTTTACCCAAACGTATCTTTATTTACCCCACCTTTTTCCCTAATATGTCTTTATTTACCAACTTTATCCAAATATCTCTATTTACCATTTTTCTTACTCTAATATCTCATGATTTGCTCCATTCTTACACTAAGAGCTCCTTATTGCCCACATCTTTACCCtcagttctttttatttaatcattttgaaccctaatatctcatTATTTACCCCACCTTTCTCTCATATCTCTTTATTTACCCATTTGGAACcctaatatttctttatttacctCACcattatattgatatatttttatttacttatttatactgtacaatGTCTTTATTTACCCCATTCCTATTCCAATATCTAGTTATTTACCCCATGTATTATCCTAACATCTCTTTATTTACCTCTCATTTAAACTAACGCTTTTATTTACCCAATTTAATCCTAAAATCTCATTATTTACCCCACTTTTACTCCAATGTGTTTTTACATTAACCCCATTTCTACTCTAACACAGAACGTAACAGATCATATCCTAATTGACGTGTGTTTTACGTGTTTTAACTCTCCAAGGTAACACACCACGTCTATCTTGGCCTCCATCCTCTTGGTGAAATGGTCCGTCCCTTAGCGCTCGTCTTTGCCTATGGGGCAAGTGTTCTGGTTGCGTTGGCTTGGTGCAGAGAGAGGGTGTGTCTTCAGGATGGACGTCACAAATCCATTCCCAGTCCAGAGCCCAATATTAAAGAATGCGCACTGTACATGGAGAGTGAGTCAATGCTTTTATATAGAGGAGCTCACACAGTTTGTATTGGAGCTGCTTTAGatcaaatgttaataaatataattttcttaGATGCTTGTTGCTCAGAGCAGGAAATTGAGGACCTTAGTGCTTCTCCTGCTGGTGTATCATGGGACAGGTGTGGGACTCTCAGTCCACAGTAAGTGTCAGAAATATCATCTGCTAAATGGTGGTCAAAATCCATTGATGGACATTGTAAGTATGGGTAATAAatgctttttctctttctctttctctctaggTGTGAGCAGTTCTTGAAAAGAGTCATCTGTTTTTACCGCTGTTCTCCTGATGCCACATACTGGCCACACCCTCAGCATGGCTCCTCCCTCAGGGCATTGCCTCTATGCCACAGCTTCTGTAGAGACTGGTGAGACCACGCCCACCTCAATCACAAAATGCACTGAAAGCTAAACTACTTGAAAAAAAGAttgtgagatcaaatcccagcactgccccTATTTAGTttttaactaattaatcattagatttttaatcataaatttaacaatatattatgtgtcatgCAGCTACTTCAATTAAGATACAGTATTTAGcagtcaaatatttatttatggaacATCGGACGcatatttgaaagctggcagctgAACGTTTTTGACCTTCATCACTCTTTTccatcaattttctgttctgaacTCAAGTCTGAGCAGGACtaagtaggcaccaatcagaggctgcatttttatgatgtcattatgTAGAACTTCTTACAAAGCATTTTACAGtcttttaaaactacaaaaatgcaaaacactAAAACTGAcaaatttatatatgaaatatgtatttgaaCTACATGAATCATAAACACTGTCCCACCCTTGTCCTGAGCAGTGTCTGTGCTCCTCAGGTATGAAGTTTGTAAATCAGATCTTACGTGTGCTCGAGACTGGACCAACGACCCCACAGGACAAAACTGCACCGGCAACTGCATACCATATCACCAGGTACCAACATCAACGCTCCTGTTCACACCTGAATCCATGATGTAGCAGGAAAGTATACTGGTTTTACATGTGTAGGGATCGAGagggggatggagggatggacaAAAGTAAAGAGTAAAAGGGATGATGATTGTTAGTGGTTTCACCTGTTACATTAAactgaatggatggatggatggatggatggatggatggatggatggatggatggatggatggatggatggataaatgtatgtatgaatatgaatggatggatggatggatggatggatggatggatggatggatggatggatgaatcggtgtgtgtgtggatggatggatggatggatggatggatggatagatggatggatggatggatagatagatagatagatagatggatggatggatggatggatggatggatggatggatggatggatagatagatggatggatggatggatggatggatggatggatggatggatggatggatggatggatggatggatgcatggatggatgttGGGTgttggatgaatgaataaatggatgaatgcatgttcaaattataaaatattatcctattttattgtttaagcagtaattattatctctctctctctctctctctctctctctttctctctctgtcacacacacacacacacacacacacacacacacacacacacacacactcacagagtaCATTTCAGCATTTTAGTGAGCCTAAGGGTTTGATGTAAAATACAGAAATAGACAATGTGGCATGGTGACGAATGAACACTGACAACCAGATgtgtacacacagacactctgcGTTCACATTacatcatctacacacacacacacacacacacacacacacacacacacacacacacacagctctgtctttgaaaaaaaaccttgtcaaatcatgtctttctctctccaacACTATATTAAAAACCCAGagggagatgatgatgatctcaATGCATTAGTGTCCTGAAAGTGTTGCAACATAAACAGTTAgttactatgtgtgtgtgtgtgtgtgtgtgtgtgtgtgtgtgtgtgtgtgtgtgtgtgtgtgtgctccctATACAGATGTACCAGCATGGCCGAGACCTCTGCGAAAGCCTCTGGGGTGACGCCTTCATGACACTGGAGGATGAAGCTGCAGTGGCCAGAGGTCACAGCTGTGGATGTCTGAACCTCACCGCCTCAGACCGTGAAGTCATAGCAGCTCTGAGAAGACAGAAAGCTAGCCCAGATGAGTTGGACACCACCAAACACCATGGAAACACCATTTGCATTCACAGTTCAGCCTCAGCACCCCAGCAGGGGCAAAAGAACCACGTCAAGTCGGTGTTCCACAAGCGCTCGGCTCCCGGCGTACACGACTCGGAGGGCAGCGGGAGCGGCTTCTAGAGAGTCCTTCATTTAAACTTTTGGAATCTTCTAAATCCTGAATCATGGCATTAATGTAGAAAGTCCTGAACCATCTAGCAGAGAGTAGATCTACTCAATCGACTCATGAGTCGTAAAAATGACTCATTCTAGGATAGATTTTGTAGAACGATGGCCTGTTATTTCAAATACCTGTGTTTTAGGTCACATTGTTACTTTCCTCATAAATGTTCTTACTCTCTCAAGTTTTTATAAGCGACCTCGTTAATTCTGTCCGATCTCAAAATCTGATTCTAAATCTATTATCAAGCGTTTGCTCATTCATGTTATTCTTAGACATCACACTTCCTGTCCACTTCCTGTCTACTTCCCTTTTATCACTCCAACATAAAGCGGTTAGAGCATTGAGAAAaccattcacatacacacaccatctacATGACcagtgtatatctgtgtataCATTAGAGgagcaaaagtatgtgcacccgtTGGACATCATGCTGAAATTGTTACCACGAAGTAATAAAGAAGCACACAATGTTGTcgaatgtttttattatttatttatttttaatgctatAGAAGTACAATTTCCTTTCACAGGAACTCACAGAAAGTGAGATCGGTAAAGACACGGTAGTGAGAATGAAGATTGACGTGGAAGAACTTCAGAGTCCTGCACAAAGCCCTGACTTTCtaaaccccactgaacaccacTAGGATGGTGAAACTGGAACTGGAGGCATCATTCACATCATCACTACCTGATCTCCTTCATGCTCTTGAAGATTAATCCCCCTGAGCCACATTCAAAAAATGTAGAATATATGAGGAAGAACCCTTGACAGAAACCAGGTTTATCCtgatctgggtgacactgaatgtccattcattattgtatcatcattgttgaggttcaGCGTGAAAGTCCATGAAAGTCATGCTAATTGCAAGCCATTGGAGCAAACTGTTTATGTAaatcacagtccaaatccatcttcctggttcttgagtttaaacCTGCATGAGAAGTTCTGATAGAAACAATGACGTCATTATCATTAGCCATCATCTCgagttagtttttttattaataggaTTGATACAAACCACACAGGAAGTGCAGAAAGTAGACGAACATCGAGTTTCCACTGAAAGTAGAACCTTCACACTTCATGTTGTAGCATAAATGTGCCATAAGGTGGCGGTGTTGGATTGTGTAAATAAACAGGCgcctttacacacaaacacacacaatttcacaaCACAATTTACAAAAATTCCCctttagtgttatttactcttACTAGGCCACATGATTAACTTTTATTGTGAAACCTCCATAAGACACTTTGATCTAAGCTAGAAGCTAATCATGAGATAAAGGAGGAACTTTCCAAAGTCAAGCATGTTTCATCAGATTAACTCCACTTGATGTAGAAGATACACTTCTACAGAGCAGAACACCTCAGTTAAAGCGTTTCAGGGACAATTTAAGGGCAGTTTAGCCTTTAACATCAGTGTTCCTCCATCTAATGAACGATTGTTGTGCTAGCATGTACTGCGTTGATGGTTAGCTCATTTTAATGAGTTTAGGAGTAATTTTAGTAGTTTTAGTTCAGGAAGCACAAAATATTCAACATTCCCTCCAGTGTGCTTTCCAGTCCCATGTTTTGGTTTGGATCAACGAGTTTCAGCTTCAGAAATGATATAGAAAACCCACTGTGCTAATATATTCAGTATGCTAGTTAGCTAGTGTTAGTGTTTGTAGCCTAAACAACAAATTTgataataaatggacaaaagaattGAAACACCAGACTTCTCCACCCATATGTGCGTCTTCTCCAAACCTTTatcacaaacttggaggcacacaattgtatgatCTGCAAGCTTGAACTAGCATGACAAAGcaggctccatgaagatctgttttcaATGGGTTTGaaatgtgtggaagatctcctgctatgaactctattgaaaacctttaggatgaatgtgactgcactccaggcctcctcacttcacctacatcagtacctgatagTACCTGGCTGAATGACATCTCACACATatccacagaatctagtggaacgtctgcccagaagagtggaccttattacagcaaatggggacaatTAACATGCCAGtgttacggtcaggtgtccacaaactgtgtTAGTTGTAGCGTATAAGATCTGTAAAGTTCAGTTGTGCTGTGTTAGTAAAATGGGCTATCTTTAGGGGTGGGTTCCTGGCATGTAGTTGCATGGTATATTTCACATCTGAGGTATTAGGGAAGTTCTGCACATTGATGTGTTCAAGATTTGACATTTTCATGGCCTTTATGTTGGTCTCCAGGGGGGTTTCCTCAGAATCCTGCTTGTGACAGATGTTTCGAAAAACGATGACCTACCACATCTGTGCCAGTGCCAGTGGTGCATCTTCTGGTGCACGATATTACTAGCTTTCAAAGCCCATTGAAGCATGAGAAGTCCAAACCGAGTTACAGAGAGGCCATGAAAGTCAATAACGTGTGTGAAACAACTTCTTATCcagcagaaaagaaaagcaatgcTGGTGGGATAATAATCCCTGTGCAACGTGCGAAAAGATCTCGGAGTTTGATTGTgggtttttatgtgtgtgtgtgtgtgctaatgcATGCTTCAGATCTAAAGGTGGGCAGAATATTCATAAGGTTAAGAGAGAAGGTGGGATGGAAGGGCAAGAGTAGGATTTAGAGTGTGAAATGGAGGTGGGATGGAGAAAGTATGAGGTAAATGGAGACAAAacaagtgagagagaaagagagagaaaaagagagaaagagagagagagaggtgggatGAAAGTGTGACGGAGGTGAgtggagaatgagagagagagagagagagagagagagagagagagaacccaAGTTGGTCTGAATGCGAGTGGGGAGACTGAGcccaccatcaccttctgtcgTCAGCATCTGCATCATAGAAGATCCCTCGGTGTACATttgcttgcgtgtgtgtgtgtgtgtgtgtgtgtgtgtgtgtgtgtgttttaagtgcGTGTGGGAATGCATGTGTAGGCACGATGCTTCCAAGCCCACCTTCTGACGTCTGTCTGGTATTAAACAAATACCCTTTAGAATAAAGGAAAATGCTTTGTGATGTAAAAACGAGGTCTGGTGTAACCCATCCAGGAAGTGGTAACTACAGCTGCTTCCTCTGCACAGGAAGTGCCTTCAgatgcacataaacacacagcggttgtagttttactttattactgttaCACTACGGCGATgctgaattctggattctgattggtcaggaggcgTTAATTCGCTTTCTATTACGTACAtcatcgtttctatagtaacaatatagtaatatatactAATGCAATATCATATAATAACAACTTATTAGTGACTTTTAGCAAATATTGTAagtctttttgaacatcctatcccacatttagtcctcatttctgttataagaacctccactcttcctggaagatgttccacttgactattgatgtaggtgagatggtgaggaggcctggggagcagtcagcgttcacattcatcccaaaggtgtttattatggttggagctctatagcaggagatcttccacacactttcaacccatgtaaagcagatcttcatggagctgggcatcatcatgctggaacaggtttggatctcatAGTTTGAGCGAAGGGAAAAATTGCATGCTACAGCAGACAGACAagagtttgaggaagaagcacatcaggtgtcccaatacttttgaagtCTTTCCATTACAGTGCTCCACTTGGatcctttttttaatatgctacagaaaaaaaataactccaGTTTAAAAGGCAGTAGTGTGAAGTGCACGGGATTCACAAAAACAAGCTGAAGTGGGAGTGTGTTCATTTTTccgaaggaaaataaaaaaaatacccttAAAGAAACATGATCATGGATGGAAACTGGAGCAGCAGTGCAAATCTGTGGCCAAGTTCatgatgtgtgtttgatgtggtTTGATGTCTCAAGCAATGAAGCAGAAGtgaactaacaaaaaaaaaaatccctcagCCCATCTGTTTCAGGTCAAAGGTCCGATGGACAGCGTGTGGGCTGAAGTACAACTGAATTTGTTTGGAAATTCCTGGCTGACCTTTAGTAAAACAAACTCTGAGGGGAAAAGGAAGAACTGCTAAAACAGACTGAGATGTTGCTGtgagatgttcattgttaaCCTACGCTGAATAACATTCCACCCAAACAGCGTTTACAGGCACCGTGATGTTTAATCGCATCGTTTCCACGGCAACCCATGAGGTCAATTGGTTGTGTTTTTATTCCCCAATAATAGTGCCATAGGTTCCTTCATGTTATCAACCAGGGAGCAAATGATATgatgcaatacaatacaatgtgaTATGATGTGATACAATATGAcatgatacgatacgatacgatacaataCGATACAATACGATATGATATGATGTGATACAATGTGACGTGATACGTACGATACGATACAATTCgttacgatacgatacgatacgatacgatataaTATAACATGATGTGATACAATATGAcgtgatacgatacgatatgatgTGATACAATATGAcgtgatacgatacgatacgatatgatgTGATACAATATGATGTGATACAATATGACGTGATATGATACGATAAGATATGATGTGATACAATATGACGtgatatgatacgatacgatatgatgTGATACAATACGATATGTGTTATATATACGATACAAT contains:
- the rtbdn gene encoding retbindin, whose amino-acid sequence is MRECVIVFVLYWVRDTQTAESPTSQSQQRNKKRKPTVKPKYRTQVTHHVYLGLHPLGEMVRPLALVFAYGASVLVALAWCRERVCLQDGRHKSIPSPEPNIKECALYMENACCSEQEIEDLSASPAGVSWDRCGTLSPQCEQFLKRVICFYRCSPDATYWPHPQHGSSLRALPLCHSFCRDWYEVCKSDLTCARDWTNDPTGQNCTGNCIPYHQMYQHGRDLCESLWGDAFMTLEDEAAVARGHSCGCLNLTASDREVIAALRRQKASPDELDTTKHHGNTICIHSSASAPQQGQKNHVKSVFHKRSAPGVHDSEGSGSGF